The DNA sequence TTATAAGAACTTAAATCATTAACATCTATTAACAAGAAATAATAAATTTCATTATGACCTAATTCTATTTCTAATTCTAATGTTTCATACAAGGCTTCTTTCGTTAATGTCTTTGTTAATGGATCGAATATAGTACTTTCTTTAGCTTTCTGTTTTAAGGATTTAAAGTAACTATTATATCTATATGCACCATAAGTTACACCCATCCCAGCTAGTGCGGTAAGGAGATAACCACCTAACTTCAGCACCATAGATGTTATATTATTCTTAGATAGATAATGGCTATTATCGCTATTTTGAATCATAGCCATGATAAAACTAATTGCTCTAACTTCTTGATTCACCGGTTTTTGCAAATCCGTTGTGTATTGATAAACCGTCTCATAATCACCTAATTCTAATAAGTGGAGTAATACATTATCGATAATCAGTCTTTTCCGTTCAACCGAATCATTAGTCAGTTGTAAGTCAGATAATAATTGTCGATATTCCTTTACATAATCTATCTCTTGATTCCCTCTATCATACTCTAAGTCTAATTTCATTTTATCTATCAATAAACTTGTTAAGTCTGATACAGTAGTTTGTGTTTTTAATTCCTGTAATTTTCTTATATACATCTCACATTCTTCATATCTCCCATCTGAATGAAGAAAAAAGGCTTGATTAAAATCAATAAATATTAAATATTGAATCTTTTGTTCAATCGATAGATTAGAGGTTGCTTCTTCTAATGATTTCAATTCCTCCTGTATAGACTCGTAACCATACAAATAATAATGATTGTGAAGCCATAGTGAAACATAAATTAAATCAGGATCATCTGGAGACAATTCAAAATAACGATTGATTACCTCTATTGATTCTTGATAGCGCTGATTTGAATAGTATGACAAACTCAGCCGACCCAAAATTTCAATTTCCAAATCTTCATATCCCTCTTCAACACTCATATCTAGTGCCCTTATAAATTCATTTAAGGCCAAATCAAAAAAACCATTTAGTTCATAAACTGAGGCTAATTGTTTTCTTAATTGAATCTTCTTATAATAATCATTAGTTAATTCAACTGCCTCACCTAATAAATAAATTGGAAAGCTAGTATGATTTGTATAGTTTAGTAATGTTTCAGAAAAAAGCTGATAAAAAGAAGCTGTTAGTTCAGCATCTCGTAATTGATAGGCCACATTATTTGCTTCATTAAAATAAAAATATCCTTTTTCAATATCCCCCATGGCTATATAATTAACCGCTAATGTTTCATAAACCTTGAGGTCAATCATTTTATTGGTATGACTCCCAGGGCTAATGACATTTAATAAATAATTATTTGAATCCTCATATGCTTCTTCTAACGAGGCAATTTTCCCAAGAGAAAGATAAATTTTTCCAAATGATTGGCGATGTTTCAGTTTGATTAACTCCTGATTAATATCATCTTTATACTGCTTTAATTGTTCCTGTGTTAATTCCTGTACATCCCCATCGTACATTAACTGTATAAATTCATCACTTGCTAGCGGTTTCGAAACCACTTTTAACGTTAGTGTAAGTAAAATTCCAAATAAAAGGATAATACCTATTGCCCCAATCAATATGGCCTTCACCTTCATCCTCTTTCCCTCCTATGGAAATATAAATAAATCTATATGATATATATGAAAACTAAAGTCTTAAATAATTCTCAACATAAGCTATCAGTAGTAAAAGGTTTACAATCAAACAATACCCATTATATTTTTACATAATATAACATTTTATTGCAACTTAACTATCATATCATGTCATTTCCTGAACATCAATCTCATCTAATTGAAATCTTTCATTTTTATCAAACTAAACGAATATATTTATATTATTCCAAGTCTTTTGAAGGTGGTGTTTTATGTATCCAGTTTATAAATATATCGGAAAACGTGAAGAATGCGAAGAAGTCAATTTAACCTTCCCTCCTCAACACCAAGATCAACAGCCAGGATTCGAATACTTAATGCAGCCACGCCCTATCTCAGAAAATCCATATGCAACATCAAGTCAGAAGTTAAAAGATAAGGTTGCGATTATTACGGGTGGTGATTCTGGAATTGGTCGCGCTGTTGCCTATCTTTTTGCTCGTGAAGGAGCAGATATTGTCATTGCCTATCTTGATGAACATATTGATGCGAAAGAAACACAACAACATATATTAGAGCTCGGGCGAGATTGTATCCTTGTTCCAGGCGACTTAAGCAAAAAAGAAATGGCAAGTGAAGTCGTGCGTCGAGCACTTAATCGCTTTGGACAAATCGATATTCTTGTGAATAACCACGCCGTTCAATTCATAACAGATAGTATTTTAAATATTAGCGAAGAACAACTGGATCGAACTTTTAAAACAAATATCTACTCTTTCTTTTATATGACACAAGCGGCACTTCCTTATTTAAAGCGGGGAAGCACTATCATTAACACCACGTCAGTGACAGCTTACGAAGGAAATAAGCATTTAATTGATTATAGTGCAACAAAAGGCGCTATCCTTACTTTCACTCGTTCACTTTCCCAATCTCTAGTTGAGAAAGGCATTCGTGTTAACGGAGTTGCACCCGGCCCAATTTGGACACCCCTTCAACCAGCCTCATGGCCAGCAGAAGCACTCGAAACATTCGGAACAAAAACATCTAAAGTTCCGATGAACAGAGCCGGACAACCTTTTGAAGTGGCACCAGCCTTTCTCTTTTTAGCTAGTGATGATTCAAGTTACATGACCGGACAAATTCTTCATCCAAACGGCGGAACGATAACAAGTACTTAAAAAAAACGGTTAGTCATCATTTGTGATGGCTAACCGTTTTTTCAAATCCACACTTTACTAAGAGGGGAGAGGAATCGTAATAATAAATTGAAATTGGAATGTATCTGAATCATATTCCCACATCGTCATTCCATCATAGAATCGGATACCTCATCTAACAAACTCAAGCGCAAAACCTCTCCCGTATAAATCAGATTGGGATTATTAATTTCATTTAAGTTCACTAATTCATTCACTGTTGTTCCATATCGAGCTGCAATTTCTGATAATGTATCTCCACTTTGTACCGTATAAGTTGCCACTGATGCACTACTTGATCCGCTCACATTCCCTCGAATTCTCAACACTTCTCCTGGATAAATCAGGTTCGGATTACTAATCTCATTTAAGTTCACTAATTCATTCACTGTTGTTCCATATCGAGCTGCAATTTCTGATAATGTATCTCCACTTTGTACCTTATATATTGTTAGTGAAGAACTACTTGATCCAATCATTCTTCCTCGAATTCTCAACACTTCTCCTGGATAAATCAAATCCAGATTACTAATTCCATTTAAGCTGACTAATCTATTCACTGTTGTTCCATATCGAGCTGCAATTTCTGATAATGTATCTCCACTTTGTACCGTATAAGTTGCCACTGATCCGCTTACATTCCCTCGAATTCTCAACACTTCTCCCGGATAAATTAAATTTGGATTACTAATTCCATTTAAGCTCATCAACTCATTTACCGTTGTTCCATATCGAGCTGCAATTTCTGATAATGTATCTCCGCTCTGTACCTTATATATTGTTAATGAAGAACTACTTGATTCACTCACTCTTCCTGGGATTCTCAACACTTCTCCCGGATAAATTAAATTGGGATTACTAATTCCATTTAAGCTCATCAACTCATTTACCGTTGTTCCATATCGAGCCGCAATTTCTGATAATGTATCTCCACTCTGTACCTTATATATTGTTAGTGAAGAACTACTTGATTCACTCACTCTTCCTGGGATTCTCAACACTTCTCCCGGATAAATTAAATTTGGATTACTAATTCCATTTAAGCTTATCAACTCATTTACCGTTGTTCCATATCGAGCCGCAATTTCTGATAATGTATCTCCGCTCTGTACCGTATACGTTGTCACCAAAGTTGAAGATTCACTTGGATTAGATGGCTTTTGTTCTTCAGGTACACTTGAAACAGGTGTCGAAACATCAGATAAGAAAATTCCATCCGTAAAATAATCTAAATCAACTGAGCTTCCATCAATTCCAGAAATAATTCCGGTATCACTATACTGAAATCCAACCCAGTCTAACCATGTACCATTTGCTTGTGGACTCTCTACTCCATATTCTGCCACCCAAAGTGGATATTGGGCAATTGTCTCATCCCAAATGTTTATCGCATTTGATGTATCACTATAAACGACGACTTCTTTTCCACTTAATGACTCTACGGTCTGTAAAAAAGCTAATCCTATCTCATTGATTTGATTTCGCGATAAATTACCAAAATACTCAAAATCCATGGCTAATCGACAATCAATCGTTTTTCCTTCAAGATTCGATACAAAAAAGGCCGCCTCCGATTGTGCTTCCTCTACCGTTGTCGCTGTCACATAATGATAAACCCCAACCTTTAATCCAGCATCCGTCGCCTTCTTATAATTCGTCTCGAAATACGGATCTACAGAGTAACCTTCACTCGACTTAATATAAACAACCTCAATCCCAGACTGACTCACAGCTTCAAAATTAATATTGCCCTGCCACTGGCTCACATCAATTCCATCATATAACAACTCGCTACTTGGCCCAAAAGCTAAACCTGTCTTTCCAATAAAGAGACATGTGATGACCCCCCCCATCACAACAAAACCTTTCTTCATAAATAGCCCTCCTTGTCCATTCATTCTCTATAGCCTATGAAGAAACATCAAAAAAAATACCCTCTACCAATCAGTAGATGATCCTCTCTATTAAAACTTCACCAT is a window from the Turicibacter bilis genome containing:
- a CDS encoding GGDEF domain-containing protein, with product MKVKAILIGAIGIILLFGILLTLTLKVVSKPLASDEFIQLMYDGDVQELTQEQLKQYKDDINQELIKLKHRQSFGKIYLSLGKIASLEEAYEDSNNYLLNVISPGSHTNKMIDLKVYETLAVNYIAMGDIEKGYFYFNEANNVAYQLRDAELTASFYQLFSETLLNYTNHTSFPIYLLGEAVELTNDYYKKIQLRKQLASVYELNGFFDLALNEFIRALDMSVEEGYEDLEIEILGRLSLSYYSNQRYQESIEVINRYFELSPDDPDLIYVSLWLHNHYYLYGYESIQEELKSLEEATSNLSIEQKIQYLIFIDFNQAFFLHSDGRYEECEMYIRKLQELKTQTTVSDLTSLLIDKMKLDLEYDRGNQEIDYVKEYRQLLSDLQLTNDSVERKRLIIDNVLLHLLELGDYETVYQYTTDLQKPVNQEVRAISFIMAMIQNSDNSHYLSKNNITSMVLKLGGYLLTALAGMGVTYGAYRYNSYFKSLKQKAKESTIFDPLTKTLTKEALYETLELEIELGHNEIYYFLLIDVNDLSSYNESFGYLAGDKVLIEISNLLKIYFPNAYISRHYGQHFIVVIKKSNEEELLKLITSLINEISNNEKISAKRQITCCIGVSKGYLANTLDIDEQIKLATKKLQISKQRGVGSCTM
- a CDS encoding SDR family oxidoreductase gives rise to the protein MYPVYKYIGKREECEEVNLTFPPQHQDQQPGFEYLMQPRPISENPYATSSQKLKDKVAIITGGDSGIGRAVAYLFAREGADIVIAYLDEHIDAKETQQHILELGRDCILVPGDLSKKEMASEVVRRALNRFGQIDILVNNHAVQFITDSILNISEEQLDRTFKTNIYSFFYMTQAALPYLKRGSTIINTTSVTAYEGNKHLIDYSATKGAILTFTRSLSQSLVEKGIRVNGVAPGPIWTPLQPASWPAEALETFGTKTSKVPMNRAGQPFEVAPAFLFLASDDSSYMTGQILHPNGGTITST
- a CDS encoding LysM peptidoglycan-binding domain-containing protein, with protein sequence MKKGFVVMGGVITCLFIGKTGLAFGPSSELLYDGIDVSQWQGNINFEAVSQSGIEVVYIKSSEGYSVDPYFETNYKKATDAGLKVGVYHYVTATTVEEAQSEAAFFVSNLEGKTIDCRLAMDFEYFGNLSRNQINEIGLAFLQTVESLSGKEVVVYSDTSNAINIWDETIAQYPLWVAEYGVESPQANGTWLDWVGFQYSDTGIISGIDGSSVDLDYFTDGIFLSDVSTPVSSVPEEQKPSNPSESSTLVTTYTVQSGDTLSEIAARYGTTVNELISLNGISNPNLIYPGEVLRIPGRVSESSSSSLTIYKVQSGDTLSEIAARYGTTVNELMSLNGISNPNLIYPGEVLRIPGRVSESSSSSLTIYKVQSGDTLSEIAARYGTTVNELMSLNGISNPNLIYPGEVLRIRGNVSGSVATYTVQSGDTLSEIAARYGTTVNRLVSLNGISNLDLIYPGEVLRIRGRMIGSSSSSLTIYKVQSGDTLSEIAARYGTTVNELVNLNEISNPNLIYPGEVLRIRGNVSGSSSASVATYTVQSGDTLSEIAARYGTTVNELVNLNEINNPNLIYTGEVLRLSLLDEVSDSMME